The genomic segment CCAATCGTAATGGCCAGAAATTCGGAGTTGCTCATCATTGGGTTCATGGTTAATTCCTCTTTAATCTAATTCGTTATTAAAGCGCAGCTTCTTCGGTGAGCTGTTGACGCTCCAGCAGGGTGCTTGAGATATAACCGGCCGCAATACCCACCAGGCTCGCAATCACCAGACCCAGGTTATAGGGCAGGTTGTGGAACACCAGGGCACAGATCCCGGCAGCCACAGCGGCGATAACCATGGGGCTGTTGCGAAGCTGAGGCACTACGATTGCAACGAAAGAGGCAACCATCGCAAAGTCCAGACCATAATGTCCGATATTCGGGAAGCTCGAACCCAGCAGTGCGCCCAACAGGTTGGCCAGTACCCAGAAGAACCAGAAGGTGAACATGACGCCAAAATAGAAGTAGATGCGGCGTGGATCTTTTTGGTTCTCTTTCATCGGAGTGACGTTGGTGGCAAATACTTCATCAGTCAGTGCCCAGGACATGATCACCCGGGTAAAGAAGGAGTAGCCCTTCATCAGTGGGGACATGGCCGCACTATAGAGGATGTGCCGCAAATTAATAATAAAGGTGGTGAACAGGATAATGACGATCGCCGTATGCTCATGATAAAGATTCAGTGCAACGATCTGCGCAGAGCCTGCGATAACAAAAAATGACATCAGGGTACTTTTTACTACAGACATTCCACACAAACTAATACTTAGCGCACCAACGATGAAGCTAAATGGAAAGTTTGCAATTACCAGAGGAACGATCCCTTTTGCACCAGCAAGGAACAGCTGCTTGCGGGACATTTCTGTCATATTCATTGAGTTATCTCCAGATTATCTTTTTAAATATCTGTAAAGCGTTGGTTCTGAAATATCGAGGATCGAGGCCACAGTGGAAATAAAGCCCTTGATCATAAACAGACCACGTTTATCTAATTCTCTGACTATCTCAACTTTCTCATCGCTGCTGAGCTTGTCCGGATGGCTGCCATATCGGTTCAACTCATCCTGTAAGATGTCCATCCCGACTTTTTCAACGTTACTATTGAGCACTTCCTCATGCTTCTCTTTAGGTGGCTCTGGCAGCAGATCCTTGAGTGCTTCCAGTGCCCTGTGGTAACGCTGGTCGTCCGAATTGATGCAGACCATCAGGGGCGCACCATTTTCGGTGGGAAGCAGCATGGAGGAGGAGCGTAGGGTACGACCATCTTCGGTACTGCTGCAGTAATTAAGTTTGAAAGATTCCTGATTCTGCTCTTTGGCCATTTTCAGTGCCAGGTCTGTAGCCGGTGCGCCAACCTCACGCTTGGTGATCCAGCCGTTGCGAATGATCTTGAGCGAACTTTCGACATTGGACAGATCATGTACCGCGACTTCGTGATCCTGTCCCAGGATCCCGGAGATAAAGTCGGCTAGCAGGTTGGCATCTACAGTGATCTTCATGGCAATAATCTTTTATCAGGATAATAATTTCTTTTCAATGCGATGGACTTTAGCACATCTTTTGTAGGGGAAAACAACTAATATGGGGATCTGGCTCACAAAAAGAAAAACCCTGATCTTGCAGAAACAAGGCGATAACAAGTGAGCATTCACTAATTAACCTGTTTGCTGAGTAAATTTATCAACTCGGTGCTTTTATGAACGGCTGCCTGGGGTGGGGGGAGAAAATTTTATTGCTATCTGAAATTGTATTTTCTATCGAAAAGCTGTTTTGGGGGTATAAATTCTCTTTTGTTTTGAAAAATGCAAACGCTGTCGGTTTTTGTCTGAAAGCTCTTTCGCTTTAGTGAGTTGCTATCGAGCTATTGCTGCTTTAGGGGGTTCATGGAAATGAAAGTCGCCAATTGTAAGCCAAATGTTGCGGTGGTGGTCCCTAAATCCCAGCTGGTTAGTGGGATGAGCGGCTGAGATCATCAATTTTTTATCAGAGCCAGGGAGGACGGCTGATAAAAAATTATTTGCAGTGGGAGAGGGAATCCCACTCAGTTGCAGTAAATTTATCAGAATGAAATTTGGTTAACAGAGTGTGAATCTGAGCTCTCCGGTGATCGATTTGGCTGGCTACACTATATAGGCACAGGGCGCACAAATATGGAGGGGGCCCGATGAAAGGAGTCTATCTCAGGCTGGTTATTTTGCTCTTGATGGGAACGATTTCAGTGGGGGCTCAGGCCGCTTCGGTCAAAATCGCAGCTATCTATGCCAAGACGGGTAAGGCGACTGTCTCTAACAGCAAATCCCTGCGGGCAGTCCGCTTTGCGGTGAGTGAAATCAATCGCGCTGGGGGCGTGCTGGGAGGGCCCATCGAACTGATTGAACTGGACAACAGGAGCAGTGCCCTGTATTCGCGTCAGATGGCAGAGCAGGCGGTGAAGCTTGGGGTGAGTGCGGTGATAGGTTCGATGTGGAGTGCCCACTCTCTGGCGATGGCCCCTGTGCTCCAAGCGGCGAAGATTCCGATGCTGACTCCAAGTTCCACAAACCCCGAGATCACTCGCAGTCGGGACTATATTTTTCGTTCAACCTTTACCGATACCCAGCAGGCTAAAGTGATGGCCTGGGTGGCCAGCGAGCGGCTGGATGCTCGCACAGCCCTGGTGCTGACCAATAGTGGCAGCAAATACAGCCTGGGATTGAGTGAATATTTTATTCGTAATTTCAGTCAGCAGCGGGGGCACAGATATCAGCAGAAATTTTATCGCGATACCGACAAAAGCTTTGTTGGCCTGTTGGAGAAGATAACAAAGATGCCTCCGGATGTGATCTTCCTGCCGGGCTATGCCAAAGATTCCGGTTTGCTGATTAAGCAGGCCCGGCAACTCGGGCTCACTGCCAGTTTTCTCGGGGGCGATGGCTGGGGCAAGAATACCATTCGCCAGTATGCAGGGGATGCGGTGGATGGAAGCTACTTCACTACCCATTGGTTTGATCCTAAGGCCCTGGAGGCGTTGGATCAACGGTTGGCTAAGGCTGGCCTGAATTATAGTGCAGAGAGCGATCTCAATGCGCTGGCCTATGATGGGATGAACATCCTGGCGGCGGCCATCGAGCGTGCCGGGAGCCGTGAGCCACACAAGATTCGTGATGCTTTGGCTTCGACCAAAAATTTCCAGGGGGTCTATGGCAAGATAAGTTTTGATGCCAACGGCGATGCGATCAAGCCGGTTGGGATCAGCCGTTTTACCCGTCACAGCTATGAACTGGTGGATGTTTATCAAGAACAGCGTTAGTTGTCGGGATGTGTTGAGGGGGAGGCCCCTCAAAGATGATTGACTAATGGTTCAGGCAGGGGCTGCGGGTGAGCTCTCGGATCGCCGCCCTGGCATACTCCGGCATCCGCCAGCGCAGGGTATCGCTGAGAGTCATTCCCTGCTCCAAAGACACGGGCTCTATCCCCATGATCCGGATATGTGGGATCGGGTAACCCAGGCGTCGCCCGGTTTCTATTACCTTGAGCACATCGCCGGCATGGGTTGAGAAGGCGCCGATCTCCTTGTGGGAGATCACCTCGCCGGGACTGAAGATATCAAACTCCCCCGGATCCAGGCCCATCAGGGCGCTGTCGACGATCAAAAGCTCCTCTATCTCCTCCTCCAGATAGTGCAGCACCTTGAGTGAATCGCCACCGACATCAATTAGCCCAAACTTTATGTCCGGATAGTGATCCGCCAGATAATCGACGATGGCAGGTCCAATGCCATCATCGCTCATCATGCTGTTACCGACCCCAAGCAGGTATTGGGTATACTGCGCCATCGTTACTCCTTGAACTCAACATCCAGGTAGTGGGTGGAACAGGAGATACAGGGATCATAGGCACGAACCAGCATCTCAAGATGCAGGCGCATCTCATCCTGGGTCATATCCTTGTTCAGCATCTCGGGCACCAACTTGTCAAAGTCAAACTGGATGTTACCGTGGTTCTGATTGGTCGGAATAATGCAGTTACCGCCGGTACAGAAACCCTCCTTGTCGTATTGATAGTTGTGGAACAAGATGCCACGGGGAACCTCAACCGCACCGAACCCTTCGCTATCAAAACGGGTTGGTTTGGCCAGAGGCTGATCCTCGATGCCGTTGGCGATCAGATCATCCAGCCCCTCTTTCACCGTATGCAGGCTGTGTACTATCTCAACCACCTGGGCCACGTTATTCATATAGGGGTTGTGGCACTGGGGCTGAAGTCCCAGAGTCTGGGCGATCGCTTTGGCTTCGGGGCGTAGCTGATCATAGTTGTTGTTAAAGCGAGCCAGGGCACCTGCCATATAGCTTGGGAGCTTATTGCGGGTGTGCTTGGCGGTCGAGGTCGGCACCACAAACTCGTTGGTGACCGACAGGTAGTCGTCGAGTGGCCATTGTTGCTTGCTGCCATCGGGCATCACGGTCTGGATGCAGCCGTCATACAGGCCATACTCTACGCTGTCGTGTAGCGCCATATACTCGGTCGGACGATCAAAGGTCGGGATCTGACCTGCCACCGAAGCCAGGGTCTGGACGATCGCATCCCAGTCTTTCACCACCTCATTTTCCAGGCGCTCGCGGGCAGCCTTGACCTCATCCAGGGTGGGGTAGGAGCTGAAGCCTCCCGGCACCGGACGGGTAGGGTGGGTGGTACGCCCGGCCAGCAAAGAGCCAACCACATGACCAAAGTTCTTCAGGCGCAGTGCCTGTTTGACGGTTTCGGGGTGGGTTGGCAGCAGCGGGAACACCGATTTGACCCCAAGAAGATCCGGTGCCACCAGGAACAACAGGTGGACTACGTGCGAATCAAAGGTTTCCGCATGCTTAAGGATGCGTCGTAGCTTCCAGCTTTGCTCGGTGAGCTCAATTCCCAGTGCATCTTCGGTGGCCTTGCAGGAGGCCAGGGTATGACCGATAGAGCAGATCCCGCAGATCCGGCTGGTGATACGCGCCACTTCGGAGTAGTGACGACCGCGGATCATCGATTCGAAGAAGCGCGGCGCCTCTGGTACCTGCCACTCACACTTTTCTATGGTGCCATCACTGACATTGACGACAATATTGCCATGTCCCTCAACCCGAGTGATGTGATTGACATTGATATCGATATTCTTGCCCATTATTTGTCACTCCTGAGGTTGGCGGTATACATCCGGGACTTGGTTTCGGCCCACTCCTTGGCGAGTCCGGCTTTCTCCTGCAGCACTTTAACCAGGGCTTTCTCATTGGCATCCGGCATCAGGCCTCGGCAAGCCTCACAGGGAACACCATCGGCGGGGCAGGGAGCGCCACAACCGCCACGAGCCACCATACCCATACAGTGATCGCCCTGGGTGTAACGGCAGACGGTCTCACGCTTCTTACACTCGGCACACACTGACTGATCGAGGATCACCGGCTCCTTGCCATGCAGCAGGTGGGAGACGATATACACAAACTCTTTCATACTGACCGGGCAGCCGTGAACCTGGTAGTCCACCTTGATCGCAGCCGAGATCGGCAGGGCCTTCTGGCTGTCGAGCTGCGGACTCATCGCGTCTTTGCCATAGACGTTTATCAGGTAATCACTCTGGTGGTTTTTCAGGGCGTTGATCCCGCCGGTACAGGCGCAGGCACCATAGGTGACCACTGTATTAGCCCGGGCACGAATCGATTGCAGGCGGGCCCGATCAGATTCGCGGGTGAAGCTACCTTCGATGAAGGCGATATCAATGGGGTCTGTGGTTTTCTCGCTCATCGCCTCACGGAACTCGACGATCTCCAGGTGATCAAGCAGCCCCAGGAACACCTCTTCTCCCAGATTGGTCAGTTCGATCTGACAACCTTCGCAGCTGGCGAAGTCAAAAAATGCAACTTTTGCTTTACTCATGAGGTTCTCTCCTCGCTCTAACGGGCGTCCTAGGGTTCGGCTGATTCACAGGGGGCTTATGAGAGCGTGGAGTGATCTCCAGGGCTCATCATCAAAAGCCTCACCCAGGTGCTTTATTTCGCTAAAGCTAAAGACGGCACCATCGACACAGGTGTAGCGGTCGTTGATCTGGCAGTGACCACATTTGCCGATACCGCACTTCATTCGGCGCTCCAGATCCAGGTAGATGCTGTCTTCAGTGACTCCGATATCCAGTAGTTTCTGGATCACGAACTTATACATGACAGGTGGACCACAGACGATCACCTTGGTATCGGGATCGATCTGCGCCTGATCAAACAATGTGGTGATCACCCCGACGTTGCCTTGCCAGCTGGCATCGGCCTTGTCGACCGTCTCAAAGTAGTCCACATCGTTGGAGCGGCGCCAGTGGGCCAGATCCTGGAGGAACAACTGCTCAGAGGGGGAGCGGGCACCGAAGAACAGGGAGAATTTCTTGAACTCATTGCGGCGGTCGAGAATGTATTTGATCAGGCTGCGGGTTGGACACAGGCCGATACCTCCGGCCACGATCAGTATGTTGTTATCGCGCAGATCATCGAGGGGGAACCCGGTTCCCAGCGGACCGCGCACAAACAGGCTATCGCCCTGCTTGAGGTTGTTGATCGCCGTGGAAACCCTTCCGACCGAACGTACCACGATATCAAAGGTTTTTTTGCGGGTTGGCGAGCTGGCGTAACCGATTGGGATCTCACCGTAACCAAACAGGGAGACTTCCAGGATCTGTCCCGGCTCAAACTCCATCACCGAGGGATCGGAGGGCAGCAGGGTGTAATACTTCTCTGTATCCGT from the Dongshaea marina genome contains:
- a CDS encoding hydrogenase maturation protease, which encodes MAQYTQYLLGVGNSMMSDDGIGPAIVDYLADHYPDIKFGLIDVGGDSLKVLHYLEEEIEELLIVDSALMGLDPGEFDIFSPGEVISHKEIGAFSTHAGDVLKVIETGRRLGYPIPHIRIMGIEPVSLEQGMTLSDTLRWRMPEYARAAIRELTRSPCLNH
- a CDS encoding ABC transporter substrate-binding protein yields the protein MKGVYLRLVILLLMGTISVGAQAASVKIAAIYAKTGKATVSNSKSLRAVRFAVSEINRAGGVLGGPIELIELDNRSSALYSRQMAEQAVKLGVSAVIGSMWSAHSLAMAPVLQAAKIPMLTPSSTNPEITRSRDYIFRSTFTDTQQAKVMAWVASERLDARTALVLTNSGSKYSLGLSEYFIRNFSQQRGHRYQQKFYRDTDKSFVGLLEKITKMPPDVIFLPGYAKDSGLLIKQARQLGLTASFLGGDGWGKNTIRQYAGDAVDGSYFTTHWFDPKALEALDQRLAKAGLNYSAESDLNALAYDGMNILAAAIERAGSREPHKIRDALASTKNFQGVYGKISFDANGDAIKPVGISRFTRHSYELVDVYQEQR
- a CDS encoding NADH-quinone oxidoreductase subunit B family protein — its product is MSKAKVAFFDFASCEGCQIELTNLGEEVFLGLLDHLEIVEFREAMSEKTTDPIDIAFIEGSFTRESDRARLQSIRARANTVVTYGACACTGGINALKNHQSDYLINVYGKDAMSPQLDSQKALPISAAIKVDYQVHGCPVSMKEFVYIVSHLLHGKEPVILDQSVCAECKKRETVCRYTQGDHCMGMVARGGCGAPCPADGVPCEACRGLMPDANEKALVKVLQEKAGLAKEWAETKSRMYTANLRSDK
- a CDS encoding AzlC family ABC transporter permease; this translates as MNMTEMSRKQLFLAGAKGIVPLVIANFPFSFIVGALSISLCGMSVVKSTLMSFFVIAGSAQIVALNLYHEHTAIVIILFTTFIINLRHILYSAAMSPLMKGYSFFTRVIMSWALTDEVFATNVTPMKENQKDPRRIYFYFGVMFTFWFFWVLANLLGALLGSSFPNIGHYGLDFAMVASFVAIVVPQLRNSPMVIAAVAAGICALVFHNLPYNLGLVIASLVGIAAGYISSTLLERQQLTEEAAL
- a CDS encoding helix-turn-helix transcriptional regulator; this encodes MKITVDANLLADFISGILGQDHEVAVHDLSNVESSLKIIRNGWITKREVGAPATDLALKMAKEQNQESFKLNYCSSTEDGRTLRSSSMLLPTENGAPLMVCINSDDQRYHRALEALKDLLPEPPKEKHEEVLNSNVEKVGMDILQDELNRYGSHPDKLSSDEKVEIVRELDKRGLFMIKGFISTVASILDISEPTLYRYLKR
- a CDS encoding Ni/Fe hydrogenase subunit alpha, with product MGKNIDINVNHITRVEGHGNIVVNVSDGTIEKCEWQVPEAPRFFESMIRGRHYSEVARITSRICGICSIGHTLASCKATEDALGIELTEQSWKLRRILKHAETFDSHVVHLLFLVAPDLLGVKSVFPLLPTHPETVKQALRLKNFGHVVGSLLAGRTTHPTRPVPGGFSSYPTLDEVKAARERLENEVVKDWDAIVQTLASVAGQIPTFDRPTEYMALHDSVEYGLYDGCIQTVMPDGSKQQWPLDDYLSVTNEFVVPTSTAKHTRNKLPSYMAGALARFNNNYDQLRPEAKAIAQTLGLQPQCHNPYMNNVAQVVEIVHSLHTVKEGLDDLIANGIEDQPLAKPTRFDSEGFGAVEVPRGILFHNYQYDKEGFCTGGNCIIPTNQNHGNIQFDFDKLVPEMLNKDMTQDEMRLHLEMLVRAYDPCISCSTHYLDVEFKE
- a CDS encoding FAD/NAD(P)-binding protein; translation: MSNCKCHEKDVFMPIECEIVHVEQVTDTEKYYTLLPSDPSVMEFEPGQILEVSLFGYGEIPIGYASSPTRKKTFDIVVRSVGRVSTAINNLKQGDSLFVRGPLGTGFPLDDLRDNNILIVAGGIGLCPTRSLIKYILDRRNEFKKFSLFFGARSPSEQLFLQDLAHWRRSNDVDYFETVDKADASWQGNVGVITTLFDQAQIDPDTKVIVCGPPVMYKFVIQKLLDIGVTEDSIYLDLERRMKCGIGKCGHCQINDRYTCVDGAVFSFSEIKHLGEAFDDEPWRSLHALISPL